One Arthrobacter sp. B3I4 genomic window, GCCCCGTTGTCGGCTTCCCTCCTGCACGGCGGTGGCGGCAACCAGATCGCGGTATGGATCCTCTCGATTGTGATGATCCTTGCGATGACGGCCTCGCAGTTCATCACCCAGAAACAGATCATGGCAAAGAACATGTCTGAAGAGGCCATGGCGAGCCCGTTCATGAAGCAGCAGAAGATGATGCTCTACGTCCTGCCGCTTGTTTTCGGCGTCGGTGGCATTAACTTCCCCATCGGTGTCCTCATCTACTGGACCACGACCAACCTTTGGACCATGGGCCAGCAGTTCTTTGTCATCCGCCGGATGCCGACGCCGGGATCCCCGGCCGCCAAGGCTCTGGAGGAGCGGCGCGCCGCGAAGGGCTTGCCCTCGCTGCCGCTGACGGGTGCCCGGAAGGCCGACGCCGAGGCTGAAGCGGCGGCTGCTGCGGCCGCCGTGACCGCCAGGAGCCAGCGCGTCCAGCCACAGCGCAAGAACAGGAAGAGGAAGTAATGTCTGCCGAGAGCACCGAACACGATATTTCCCCCGAACAAGGCCAGGACGACGTCCGGGACGGCGTCCTGGAGCACGGCCCCGGAGAAGTCTCCGAGGAGTCCGAGGACGCCGGCCGGGACGCGGACAAGCGGACCTCAGCCGGCCGGTTGGAGGAGGAGGGCGACGTTGCCGCCGACTACCTCGAGGAGCTGCTCGACATTGCCGATATCGACGGCGATATCGACATCGAGGTCCGCAACGGCCGCACTTATATCTCCATCGTGGCGGACGAGGAGGGCTCGGGGCTGGAGAACCTGGTAGGCCGTGACGGTGAAGTGCTGGAAGCTCTCCAGGAGCTGACCCGCCTTGCCGTGCTTTCCGCTACGGAGAGCCGATCCCGTCTGGTGCTGGACATTGACGGCTACCGTGCCGGCCGCGCCGGCGATCTGCAGCAGATCGCCGAGGACGCCATTGCTTCCGTGAAGGAAACGGGTGCGGCGGTTGCCCTCGCGCCGATGAGTGCGTATGAACGCAAGATTGTCCACGACGCCGTGGCCGATCTTGGGTTCGTCAGCGAATCTGAAGGCGAAGGTGCCGACCGGCACATCGTTGTCTCTGCAGACTGATTCCGGATAGCTTGATGGTGGAAATTACCGCGGCTGAACTTAAAGCCGCTGAGTCTGTATTCGGTGACCGGCTGGACCTTGCAAAGCGCTACGTTGAGCACCTCGCCACCTCCGGCACTGAGCGGGGCCTCATCGGCCCGCGGGAGGTTCCCCGGTTGTGGAGCCGGCACGTCCTCAACTGTGCGGTGATCGAGCGCGAGATCGCCCACGGGAGCCACGTCGCCGACGTCGGGAGCGGGGCTGGCCTCCCGGGACTTTGCCTTGCGATCGCCAGGCCTGACCTCGAATTGACCCTGATCGAGCCGCTGGAACGACGGGTGATCTGGCTGCAGGAAGTGGTCGATGATCTCGGCCTGGAAAACGTTACGGTGATGCGGACCCGGGCGGAACTGGCCGTGGGCCAGGTTGAGGCGGACGTCGTCACCGCGCGTGCCGTCTCTGCCCTCTCCAACCTCGCCGGCCTGACCATTCCGCTGCTCGCAGGCAAGGGTGAAGTTGTGGCCATCAAGGGCCGAAGCGCCGCGGAGGAAGTGGAGAAAGCTGCCAAGGCGATCCGCAAGCTCGGCGGCGTGGAGACCTCTGTGAAGGTAGTCGGCGAGGACCTTCTCGAAGAGCCAACGACTGTTGTTCGGATAGTTGTGAATAAGCCCCGAAAGATTGCCTAGCACCAGCCCGGTGCCCGCGCTCTTTTTGCGGAAGAGGTTAGGCTAGTTACCGGCAGCAAAAGCCGAACGAGAGTGAGAGTGGCAAGTGACCAGCAGCGAAGCCTCCACACAACGGATACCTCCGTTCGTGTCCCTGGGGTCAGCACGGGCGTTCACGGCACCTGCCGTCGCTTCCAAAAACTCACCAAAGCAAACCACTACGGTTGCTAACCGGCCTGGTTCGGCCAAAGTTTCACGTGAAACTTCGGCTTCCCCGGCCCGCAACGTACTGGACTCCATCGACGACTCCAGTCCAATCGCTCGTGAGCTGGCGCACGAGAACAAACGGCGTGAACGATTGCTGGGACGGGAACTTCCCAAACCTGACAAGACCCGTATCTTCACCGTCTCCAATCAGAAGGGCGGGGTGGGAAAGACCACCACCACCGTCAACATTGCCGCAGCGCTTGCCGCCGCTGGCCTGAATGTGCTGGTCATCGACATCGATCCCCAGGGCAATGCCTCGACGGCGCTCGGGATTGAGCACCACGCCGACGTCGACAGCATCTATGACGTCCTCATTAATGACGTGCCCCTGCAAGACGTTGTGGCACCCTGCCCGGACATCTCCAGGCTCCTTTGTGCGCCGGCCACGATCCACCTTGCGGGGGCTGAAATCGAGCTCGTCAGCCTCGTCGCCCGTGAACAGCGTCTCCGGCGCGCCATCGATGTTTATGCCAAGGAACGCGCCAAGAACGGCGAGGAGCGGCTGGATTACATCTTCATCGACTGCCCGCCAAGTCTGGGACTGCTGACGGTAAACGCCTTCTGTGCCGCCAGCGAGGTCCTGATTCCCATCCAGTGTGAGTACTACGCATTGGAGGGACTGAGCCAGCTGTTGAAGAACATCGAAATGATTCAAAAGCACCTCAACGCTGATCTGGTGGTCTCCACCATCTTGTTGACGATGTACGACGGACGCACCAATCTGGCAGCCCAGGTGGCCGCAGAAGTCCGCGAGCATTTCCCGGAGCAGGTCCTGGGCGCCGTAGTTCCGCGGTCGGTGCGCATTTCCGAGGCACCTAGCTACCAGCAGACGGTCATGACCTACGACCCTTCCTCCAGCGGTGCACTCTCCTACCTGGAAGCCGCAGCGGAAATTGCTGAACGTTAGACTTTTCTCAAAACTTGCACTAGCTAGAGCCGGAGCATGCCGGGCTCTTCCATCGGAGGGATTTATCCATGAGCGATAAGCGACGTGGCCTCGGCCGCGGCCTCGGCGCGCTAATTCCAAGTTCCGCCTCGGCCAACGCCTCCGGAAACGGCTCGGCCCCGTCCCGGCCCGTTGACTTGTTTTTCCCCGAGGCGAGAAAACGCCCCGTGGACGCCCAAGCGCAGGAAGAGATCTCAGTTGCTGAGCCACCCGTAGCGGAGAGGACGACGACCTCCGCCGCTTCGGATGAGGCTGCGTCGGTGCGGATCGATGAAGTGGCCGCGTCGGGCGAAACGGGGACACGGCCTAAAACTGCTCCGTCGAAGACTCCTTCCTCGAAGGCTCCGGTCCGAACCGGAGGGACCGAGGAAGATCTGCCGGCAGTGCCGGAGTCTACCGGTGCCAAGAAACAAGCCGGCCGGAAAGCCACAACAGCGAAAACGGAAGCTGCAGAGTCGGTCCCGCCGGCAGCTGACGTTGCGTCTGTTCCGCTTGCCGAGCGAGACAACGGCGTGGACTTGGTCGAGGTGCCAGGCGTTCGTTTCGCTGAGATTCCGGTCTCGGATATCCATCCGAACCGGAAGCAGCCACGTTCGGTCTTCGATGAGGACGACATGGCAGAGCTTGTGCACTCAGTCCGCGAAATCGGCGTGCTACAGCCAATTGTGGTGCGCACTTCAACCGAACAAGGTGGAGAACCGTACGAGCTCGTGATGGGCGAACGCCGGTGGCGTGCAGTGCAGGCGGCCGGACTCGACACCATCCCGGCAATCGTCCGCGACACCACAGATGACGACCTTCTGCGCGACGCCCTTCTGGAGAACCTGCACCGGAGCCAGCTGAACCCGCTGGAGGAGGCGGCGGCCTACCAGCAGCTGTTGGAGGATTTCGGAACGACGCACGAGCAGCTCGCTGACCGAATAGGCCGCTCGCGGCCGCAGGTATCGAACACGCTTCGCCTGCTGAAACTCCCGCCCCTTGTACAGCGCCGGGTCGGTGCCGGTGTTATCTCTGCCGGGCACGCACGGGCCCTTCTCGCCCTGCCGGACGCTGCCGCCATGGAGCGTCTTGCACAGAAGATCGTGGCCGAGGGCATGTCCGTTCGGGCAACCGAGGAGGCTGTGACGCTGTACCAGGGTCCCGCGTCGCCCACGAAGAACAACATTCCTAGGCCCGGCGCCCGCCACGAGCGCCTGGATTATCTTGCCTCTTCCCTCTCGGACCGCTTGGACACCAACGTGAAGATCTCGTTGGGTGCGCGCAAGGGCCGCGTCAGCATCGAATTCGCTAGCGTCGAGGACCTCAATCGCATCATGGACGTTCTCAGCCCCGGTAGCCCGAGCTAAAGCACACGGAATCGTCCGCTTGGGGCCTGTTTCACGTGAAACAGGCTCCCTTTTTTGTGCCAGATATATTGGAGGCGCAGCTAAACAAGCCGTCGTGCACGGCAAGTGTCCGACCTATTGGCGCCCCTCCCGTGGTTGGCGCCTCGTGGCTCCGTAGCCTCCAGATTGGCACCGCGAGTTCTCGGTGGGCTCCACGGGCCTCCTACATGGCCCTCCGGGTTTGCTGGGGGCATACAGAAGCCCTCACCGCGCCACTGCACCAGGAGCACCGTATGGCGCTGTACGGTGCCGCGGGGCCTACATTTGGCGTCTAAGTAGCCTCAGCTGCTCGCGTGGTGCACTACCAAGGGCTACCTAGGTGCGTTTGACGTGCTTCCATGGATGCACCGGCCGACGTGGTCGGCTGCGGGGTCGCGGCCAGCCGGCCGGTGTGCCACGGGATCCAACTGGCTACATCTGGTGTACTTCGGTGGGATGGCTTGGCTGGCTTTCGAAACGTTCGTGAGACCACAACGAGTTAGCTCATTCGCGGCGCCGCCGTTCTGCGGCACACCGAGTGCACGCAGTGGGCGTCGTTCCTTGACTCACCCAATTAGCGCCTGGCTGGTGCGCGTCCCTGCTAATTGACGGCACGGCCAGTTTCAGCAATATTTCGTATAGAACCCGCACTCCCAATCCCGTGGACTCTCGTGAACCTCCTTCCGGGACGGGCAGGGTTCTGGTCGCACTGTTTCACGTGAAACGTGCTCCTGTTCGCCCTGTTCTGAGCCGGCTTGGCACGTGGACATGAACTCATCACTTCTCACGGTCCGCCACCCTCTGCGACATCCCTCCACCTTGGACGCCACTTGCCCCCTTCACAATGGGCACCCGTCGAACAGGTAGGGTGTCGGGCACGCCCCGTCAGCGGAAGTGCCGTGTGCGCGTCGGCTTTGCCCTCGCGAGGCCGAACTCTCCGTGGACAGGCGAGGTTTCACGTGAAACGACAAGCGTCGATAGCCGACAGCCCGCAACAGGGCTAGGTTCCACCACCGTCCGCCGGCTGCCCGAGATCGCGCGACCTCACGGCCGGTGCCGTTGCGCACGAAGCAAGCCGGGCTACCGGATCTCCCATGACTTAGAGATGGCGGACCAGCCACACAGCTCAGGTTTGCTGACGAGTTGCTCCGTCTGCTTCGCTGTTCGAACCTACCGCCCTGCTGTGTGCGTGCTGTGCGCTCTTTCGCAGGCGATCATCCGTGCCGGTAGCAGAAGGGGTCCTATAGAACGACGTGGATCTGCTAACTCTCGGTACCGTTGTGGTCCCCTGTCCGCCCGTCCATTTTTTTGCCGATCCCCCAGCCCTCGGTCTCCTGTTCCCAGGGTTCCCCTGGATCCCATGGTCCCTGGTGGTTGTGTCCCTTGGGTCCCCCACGTTGCCGGGCCGCCTGTTCTGATGGAACGGTGACAGCCCACCGCGCGGGGAGGACAGCGTCGTGCTGGCGCGGCGAAGATGACCCTCCTCGCGTGCGTAGATGCACCACTTTTTAGGCTTACCGTATTGGCCTCTGGCCTCAGCAAATCCAAGCGCCACGAATCGTGAGACCGATGGACTGTCTGATGGGTTTCCCAAAGTCGTCCTCCTCTTCCTTCTGCGCACAGTAGACGCAGGCTCCGCGGTGGATGTGGCTGTGGATAACTTTGTGGACAGGTTAGGGGGACTTTCCCGGGTCGCACGTGAGATGGCAGTCGCGATAGAGGATCGAATCGGAGCGCCGGCCGTCTAGCCTGAGGGAAGGGCAGGGATGTTTCACGTGGAACAGAAGAAGTATGACTCCGCTGGGCGAGAAACGCGCTCCGTCAAGGTGTCGTTCGTCGTACGGGGGTTGAGTTTTGCGCGATCTGCTTCCCTTACGGGTGGCTGTACACTTGCATGAGCCTCCTGCGCTGCAGGAAGGCAAAGGGTTGCCAGGGCCACAGCAGCGTATCGCCCGCTGTCGCGTGAGCGTCCGCCTGTGGATATCGCTGTGGGTATCGGATGGCCGTGCTGTGGATAATCCTGTGCATAACCAAGTCAGGTAACCACGTAGTGGAGGGGGCAGACACCCGCGGCTCCACCGAATTGGG contains:
- a CDS encoding ParA family protein; this encodes MTSSEASTQRIPPFVSLGSARAFTAPAVASKNSPKQTTTVANRPGSAKVSRETSASPARNVLDSIDDSSPIARELAHENKRRERLLGRELPKPDKTRIFTVSNQKGGVGKTTTTVNIAAALAAAGLNVLVIDIDPQGNASTALGIEHHADVDSIYDVLINDVPLQDVVAPCPDISRLLCAPATIHLAGAEIELVSLVAREQRLRRAIDVYAKERAKNGEERLDYIFIDCPPSLGLLTVNAFCAASEVLIPIQCEYYALEGLSQLLKNIEMIQKHLNADLVVSTILLTMYDGRTNLAAQVAAEVREHFPEQVLGAVVPRSVRISEAPSYQQTVMTYDPSSSGALSYLEAAAEIAER
- the rsmG gene encoding 16S rRNA (guanine(527)-N(7))-methyltransferase RsmG; its protein translation is MVEITAAELKAAESVFGDRLDLAKRYVEHLATSGTERGLIGPREVPRLWSRHVLNCAVIEREIAHGSHVADVGSGAGLPGLCLAIARPDLELTLIEPLERRVIWLQEVVDDLGLENVTVMRTRAELAVGQVEADVVTARAVSALSNLAGLTIPLLAGKGEVVAIKGRSAAEEVEKAAKAIRKLGGVETSVKVVGEDLLEEPTTVVRIVVNKPRKIA
- a CDS encoding ParB/RepB/Spo0J family partition protein; its protein translation is MSDKRRGLGRGLGALIPSSASANASGNGSAPSRPVDLFFPEARKRPVDAQAQEEISVAEPPVAERTTTSAASDEAASVRIDEVAASGETGTRPKTAPSKTPSSKAPVRTGGTEEDLPAVPESTGAKKQAGRKATTAKTEAAESVPPAADVASVPLAERDNGVDLVEVPGVRFAEIPVSDIHPNRKQPRSVFDEDDMAELVHSVREIGVLQPIVVRTSTEQGGEPYELVMGERRWRAVQAAGLDTIPAIVRDTTDDDLLRDALLENLHRSQLNPLEEAAAYQQLLEDFGTTHEQLADRIGRSRPQVSNTLRLLKLPPLVQRRVGAGVISAGHARALLALPDAAAMERLAQKIVAEGMSVRATEEAVTLYQGPASPTKNNIPRPGARHERLDYLASSLSDRLDTNVKISLGARKGRVSIEFASVEDLNRIMDVLSPGSPS
- the yidC gene encoding membrane protein insertase YidC, producing MDFFETIMFPFKWLVSIIMVGFHDGLSAIGLPAANGWTWTLSIIGLVLVIRAALIPVFVKQIKAQRGMQLLQPDLKKLQDKYKGKTDQLSRQAMAQEQMAMYKKHGTNPFSACLPMLIQMPFFFALFQVLSGISSAKTSGKGIGALSHDQVVQFDESSIFGAPLSASLLHGGGGNQIAVWILSIVMILAMTASQFITQKQIMAKNMSEEAMASPFMKQQKMMLYVLPLVFGVGGINFPIGVLIYWTTTNLWTMGQQFFVIRRMPTPGSPAAKALEERRAAKGLPSLPLTGARKADAEAEAAAAAAAVTARSQRVQPQRKNRKRK
- a CDS encoding R3H domain-containing nucleic acid-binding protein yields the protein MSAESTEHDISPEQGQDDVRDGVLEHGPGEVSEESEDAGRDADKRTSAGRLEEEGDVAADYLEELLDIADIDGDIDIEVRNGRTYISIVADEEGSGLENLVGRDGEVLEALQELTRLAVLSATESRSRLVLDIDGYRAGRAGDLQQIAEDAIASVKETGAAVALAPMSAYERKIVHDAVADLGFVSESEGEGADRHIVVSAD